A genome region from Anopheles stephensi strain Indian chromosome 2, UCI_ANSTEP_V1.0, whole genome shotgun sequence includes the following:
- the LOC118502472 gene encoding putative odorant receptor 83c has product MKKVSTSEANLERMFALIAKHMEVLKLNIFKPEWRLSLRTVLVLVAIGFMPILTAFSVNKYYEHLEIKVECFTQACTGAQVFIRSYFYLRQRDQCRQLATEIRRQRISYGVNEHERMEQLFRRATERMLMLYRLMYAMYCGSFFFVLGPLIMPDSRKASLPLAFRIPYLPPDENLLYWCLNYLHHIFLIVVGIHHLAPIDGIIVLALISICTRISALELLLNELDGKITESKWQQTEHLEPCLDRIIELHTDMKRFAELVSSTFEMHFFTIFSMICSIICMCLNVIAGQPRNSIYPLLLASVCQLFVVCLFGNVLLIVNDRLPKSIYGIQWYRLTVTQQKKILFLLANAQTDIVMSAVFKPVNMTSFVAVGEKVITSDEDHINYSYFIAGLSGILFVLHHTSLKRMHADEIYIDPNR; this is encoded by the coding sequence ATGAAGAAGGTCAGTACGAGTGAAGCAAACCTAGAACGCATGTTTGCGCTGATCGCCAAACACATGGAGGTGTTAAAGTTGAACATTTTTAAACCCGAGTGGCGCTTATCTCTGCGCACCGTACTCGTACTCGTAGCGATTGGGTTTATGCCGATTTTAACAGCATTCTCGGTCAACAAGTACTACGAACACTTGGAGATCAAAGTCGAGTGCTTCACGCAGGCCTGTACCGGAGCGCAGGTGTTCATTCGATCGTACTTCTATCTCCGCCAGCGGGACCAGTGCCGGCAACTTGCTACTGAGATCCGTCGGCAGCGAATCTCGTACGGTGTCAACGAACACGAACGGATGGAGCAGTTGTTCCGGCGTGCTACAGAACGGATGCTGATGCTGTATCGCCTGATGTACGCGATGTACTGTGGGTCATTTTTCTTCGTGTTGGGACCGCTGATAATGCCTGACTCGCGGAAGGCTAGCCTGCCGTTAGCGTTTCGCATACCGTACCTACCGCCGGATGAAAATCTTCTCTACTGGTGTCTAAACTACTTGCACCATATCTTTCTCATTGTTGTTGGTATCCACCATTTGGCCCCAATCGATGGGATAATCGTGCTGGCATTGATTAGCATCTGCACTAGGATCAGTgcgctggagctgctgctgaacgAGCTGGACGGGAAGATTACGGAATCGAAATGGCAGCAGACGGAACACCTCGAACCGTGCCTGGATCGAATCATCGAGCTGCACACCGACATGAAACGGTTTGCGGAACTCGTAAGCAGTACGTTTGAAATGCATTTCTTCACCATATTCAGCATGATCTGTTCGATCATCTGTATGTGCCTGAACGTGATCGCTGGCCAGCCGAGGAACTCGATCTATCCGTTGCTGTTGGCCTCCGTCTGTCAGCTGTTTGTGGTCTGTCTGTTCGGTAATGTGCTGCTCATCGTGAACGATCGGCTACCGAAAAGCATTTACGGGATTCAGTGGTACCGGCTCACCGTTacacagcagaagaagatcCTGTTTTTGCTCGCCAATGCTCAAACGGACATAGTGATGAGTGCTGTGTTTAAGCCGGTGAACATGACTTCGTTTGTGGCGGTAGGCGAGAAGGTTATAACGTCAGACGAGGACCATATTAACTATTCCTATTTTATTGCAGGTTTGTCGGGCATCCTATTCGTACTTCACCATACTTCATTGAAGCGTATGCATGCTGATGAAATTTATATTGATCCGAACCGATAA